A stretch of Burkholderia sp. HI2500 DNA encodes these proteins:
- a CDS encoding long-chain-fatty-acid--CoA ligase, translating to MEKIWLDAYPPGVPAELDSSAYRNITALIEQSFSRFHANPAFACDGKQITYGELDVMSRALAAWLQSRGLERGARVAIMMPNVLQYPISICAVLRAGYVVVNVNPLYTPRELQHQLNDSGAEAIVILDGCTATLDAILAHTQVKHVLVATQGNVSGAERKPSPYAAFDDAIEEGRRGTFVPASQSPDDVAFLQYTGGTTGVSKGATLLHRNIVANVLQSDVWFNPARDLRPDVTQFITVAALPLYHIFALNVCCLLTIHTGALSVLVPNPRDIGGMIKSLAGYKVTNFPGVNTLFNAMLHHPDFSRLDFSNLLLASGGGMATQEAVARRWKEMTGAPIIDGYGLSETSPCVAVNPVTGSEFNGTIGLPLPSTEVSIRDDDGNELPPGAAGELCIRGPQVMAGYWQRPDETAKVMTEDGFFRSGDIASISEAGFVRIVDRKKDMILVSGFNVYPNEIEDVVANHPGVFEVAAIGVPDEHSGEAVKLFVVRKDPALTCEDLMAFCKGQLTGYKRPKSIEFRDSLPKSNVGKILRRELRVSNN from the coding sequence ATGGAAAAGATCTGGCTTGATGCCTATCCGCCGGGGGTTCCGGCAGAGCTTGATTCCAGCGCGTATCGAAACATCACTGCATTGATCGAACAAAGCTTCAGCCGGTTTCACGCGAATCCGGCGTTTGCGTGCGATGGAAAGCAGATCACCTATGGTGAGCTCGACGTGATGTCCCGAGCACTGGCCGCGTGGCTGCAGTCACGCGGCCTCGAGCGGGGTGCGCGGGTCGCCATCATGATGCCGAATGTGTTGCAGTACCCGATCTCGATTTGTGCGGTGTTGCGCGCCGGCTACGTTGTCGTCAACGTCAACCCGCTCTATACGCCCCGCGAGCTGCAACACCAGCTGAATGACAGCGGCGCGGAGGCGATCGTCATTCTCGACGGCTGCACGGCAACGCTGGATGCAATCCTTGCGCATACTCAGGTGAAGCATGTTCTGGTGGCCACGCAGGGCAACGTTTCCGGCGCGGAACGGAAGCCGAGCCCGTATGCGGCATTTGACGACGCGATCGAGGAGGGGCGTCGGGGCACATTCGTACCGGCTTCCCAGTCGCCGGACGATGTCGCTTTTCTCCAATATACGGGCGGGACAACCGGGGTGTCGAAAGGCGCGACGCTGTTGCATCGGAACATCGTCGCGAATGTATTGCAGTCGGACGTCTGGTTCAACCCGGCGCGCGATTTGCGCCCTGACGTGACGCAGTTCATCACGGTGGCGGCACTTCCGCTCTATCACATCTTTGCGCTCAATGTTTGCTGCCTGTTGACGATTCACACGGGGGCGCTTTCCGTACTGGTGCCGAATCCGCGGGACATCGGGGGGATGATCAAGTCGCTCGCGGGATACAAGGTCACGAATTTTCCGGGTGTCAACACGCTCTTCAACGCGATGCTCCATCACCCCGACTTCTCGCGCCTCGATTTCTCCAATCTGCTGCTGGCCAGCGGTGGCGGGATGGCCACGCAGGAAGCCGTCGCCAGGCGCTGGAAGGAGATGACCGGCGCGCCGATCATCGACGGATACGGGCTGTCCGAGACATCACCTTGCGTCGCGGTCAATCCCGTGACCGGGAGTGAGTTCAACGGCACCATCGGCCTGCCGTTGCCCTCCACGGAAGTGTCGATCCGGGACGACGACGGCAACGAATTGCCGCCCGGCGCAGCCGGAGAGCTGTGCATTCGTGGTCCGCAGGTGATGGCGGGTTACTGGCAGCGGCCGGACGAGACCGCGAAGGTGATGACCGAGGACGGCTTCTTCAGGTCGGGTGACATTGCGTCGATCTCCGAGGCGGGCTTCGTGCGAATCGTCGACCGCAAGAAGGACATGATTCTCGTGTCCGGTTTCAACGTCTACCCGAACGAGATCGAAGACGTCGTCGCCAACCATCCCGGTGTATTCGAGGTCGCGGCGATCGGCGTACCCGACGAGCATTCCGGAGAGGCCGTCAAGCTGTTCGTGGTCAGGAAGGATCCGGCGCTGACGTGCGAAGACCTGATGGCGTTCTGTAAAGGCCAGCTGACCGGTTACAAGCGCCCGAAAAGCATCGAGTTTCGCGACAGCCTGCCAAAGAGCAACGTCGGGAAGATCCTTCGGCGCGAGTTGCGGGTGTCGAACAATTGA
- a CDS encoding acetyl-CoA C-acyltransferase, whose protein sequence is MIDAVIVSTARTPIGKAYRGAFNLTHSPTLLGHAIRHAVLRAGIEPDRIEDAVIGSVLNAGTAGNNVARQGVLAAGLPASVGAQTLDRQCASGLMAIATAAKQIMCDGMQVVVAGGQENISAVQTRYFEWTRADQDPNVLAVQPAAYMPMLETAEFVSRKYGIARELQDQYALDSQLRTAAAQKEGRFSNEIVPITTQMLVVDKATGETWRREVTLTQDEGNRPGTTLESLAGLAPVVDGGVVTAGNASQLSDGASACVLMNGKTAEQIGATPLGIYRGMTVVGNAPEEMGIGPIYAIPKLLKLHGLKVDDIGLWELNEAFACQVLYCRDKLGIDPARYNVNGGSISIGHPYGMTGARLVGHALIEGKRRGARYVVVAMCVGGGMGAAGLFEVA, encoded by the coding sequence ATGATTGATGCCGTCATCGTTTCCACCGCGCGCACGCCGATCGGCAAGGCCTATCGCGGCGCGTTCAACCTCACGCACTCGCCCACCCTGCTCGGTCACGCCATCCGGCATGCCGTGCTGCGCGCCGGGATCGAACCGGATCGCATCGAGGACGCCGTCATCGGTTCGGTGCTCAACGCGGGAACCGCCGGCAACAATGTCGCCCGACAAGGTGTGCTGGCGGCCGGGCTGCCTGCTTCGGTCGGCGCGCAAACGCTTGACCGCCAATGCGCATCGGGCCTGATGGCGATCGCCACGGCCGCCAAACAGATCATGTGCGACGGGATGCAGGTGGTGGTCGCGGGCGGCCAGGAAAACATCTCGGCGGTACAGACGCGCTACTTCGAGTGGACGCGTGCCGACCAGGATCCCAACGTGCTGGCCGTGCAACCCGCCGCCTACATGCCGATGCTCGAGACCGCCGAGTTCGTTTCCCGCAAGTACGGGATCGCTCGGGAGTTGCAGGATCAGTACGCGCTCGATTCCCAGCTGCGCACTGCCGCCGCACAAAAGGAAGGCCGCTTCTCGAACGAAATCGTCCCGATCACGACACAGATGCTGGTCGTCGACAAGGCGACCGGCGAAACGTGGCGGAGGGAGGTCACGCTCACGCAGGATGAGGGGAATCGTCCCGGCACGACGCTCGAATCGCTTGCCGGGCTCGCACCGGTGGTTGACGGTGGCGTGGTGACCGCCGGGAACGCAAGCCAGCTGTCGGACGGTGCAAGCGCCTGCGTCCTGATGAACGGCAAGACCGCCGAACAGATCGGCGCGACGCCCCTCGGCATCTATCGCGGCATGACCGTCGTCGGCAATGCGCCCGAGGAAATGGGCATCGGCCCCATCTACGCGATCCCCAAGCTCCTGAAGCTTCATGGCCTAAAAGTCGACGACATCGGACTGTGGGAGCTCAACGAGGCATTTGCCTGCCAGGTGCTGTACTGTCGCGACAAGCTGGGAATCGATCCGGCCCGATACAACGTCAACGGCGGCAGCATTTCGATCGGCCATCCGTACGGGATGACGGGCGCCCGTCTGGTCGGACACGCACTGATCGAAGGCAAACGACGCGGCGCGCGCTACGTCGTCGTGGCGATGTGCGTGGGGGGCGGCATGGGTGCGGCCGGCTTGTTCGAAGTCGCCTGA
- a CDS encoding acyl-CoA dehydrogenase → MTSELTLSRRDVEFILFDWLQVESLTGRQRFAGQDRFDYTSVLDVYESLATDLFKPHNKKNDSNEPAFDGERVTINPEVGVALRAFAAAGLISASFPNEWNGMSLPSTVERAGMAYLLAANPGTAGYAFLTIANANLLMAHGERDRVEHYVKAMAEGRCFGTMCLSEPQAGSSLADIRTRAVPSRDGRYRLFGNKMWISGGDHEIAENIVHLVLAKIPDENGQLPPGVQGISLFTVPRKLINADGLPGERNDVVLAGINHKMGYRGTVNCLLNFGEGRYRPGGEAGAIGEIVGEPGKGLAYMFHMMNEARISVGLGAAAIGYTGYLHSLDYAKTRLQGRTRGDRSPASGQAPIIRHADVRRMLLAQKAYVSGALALCLYAARLSDDIHSQEDAGAREDAHGLLDLLTPVVKSWSSQWGLVANDLAIQVHGGYGYTREYNVEQFYRDNRLNPIHEGTFGIQALDLLGRKTRANGGAAMHALDRKIAATVFKARSIRSLHDHADTLECAWERIRLVTHALHRLDDPELQLANAAAYLEAFGHVVVGWLWLDQALVANTLESGPTGSDFHRGKLAACDYFFGWEMPKVAAWLAVLNPVETTPLTMPEHWF, encoded by the coding sequence ATGACTAGCGAACTCACCCTCTCCCGTCGCGACGTGGAGTTCATTCTTTTCGACTGGCTGCAGGTCGAATCGCTTACCGGTCGGCAACGATTTGCCGGGCAGGACCGCTTCGACTACACCTCCGTGCTGGATGTGTACGAATCGCTTGCCACGGATCTCTTCAAACCGCATAACAAGAAGAACGACAGCAACGAACCCGCATTCGACGGAGAACGCGTCACCATCAACCCGGAAGTGGGTGTTGCATTGCGTGCATTTGCGGCCGCCGGCCTGATCAGCGCGTCGTTCCCGAACGAGTGGAACGGCATGAGCCTGCCCAGCACCGTGGAGCGGGCCGGCATGGCGTATTTGCTGGCAGCCAATCCGGGAACCGCGGGCTACGCCTTTCTCACGATCGCCAACGCCAATTTGCTGATGGCCCACGGTGAGCGCGACCGGGTCGAGCACTACGTCAAGGCCATGGCGGAAGGGCGATGTTTTGGCACGATGTGCCTGTCGGAGCCGCAAGCCGGGTCGAGTCTTGCCGATATCCGCACGCGCGCGGTTCCAAGCCGGGACGGCCGCTACCGCCTGTTCGGCAACAAGATGTGGATCTCCGGTGGCGATCACGAGATTGCCGAGAACATCGTCCACCTGGTACTGGCCAAGATTCCCGATGAAAACGGCCAGCTTCCTCCGGGCGTTCAAGGGATATCGCTCTTCACCGTCCCGCGCAAGTTGATCAACGCCGACGGGCTGCCCGGCGAGCGAAACGATGTCGTCCTCGCAGGCATCAATCACAAGATGGGGTACCGCGGCACGGTCAATTGCCTGCTGAACTTTGGTGAGGGTCGCTACCGTCCGGGAGGCGAAGCGGGCGCGATCGGGGAGATCGTCGGCGAGCCCGGCAAAGGCCTGGCCTACATGTTCCACATGATGAACGAGGCGCGTATCTCGGTCGGCCTCGGCGCCGCCGCGATCGGCTATACCGGCTACCTTCACTCGCTGGATTATGCGAAGACGCGCCTGCAGGGCCGGACACGCGGTGACCGGTCGCCCGCCTCGGGACAGGCCCCCATCATCCGTCATGCCGACGTCCGGCGCATGCTGCTCGCGCAAAAGGCCTACGTGTCGGGTGCACTCGCGTTGTGCCTGTATGCGGCTCGACTGAGCGACGATATCCATTCGCAAGAAGACGCCGGCGCCCGCGAAGACGCGCATGGCCTGCTCGACCTGCTCACGCCCGTCGTCAAGAGCTGGTCGTCCCAATGGGGCCTCGTCGCCAACGATCTCGCCATTCAGGTGCATGGCGGCTACGGTTACACGCGCGAATACAACGTCGAGCAGTTCTATCGCGACAATCGGCTCAACCCGATACATGAAGGCACATTCGGTATCCAGGCGCTCGACCTGCTGGGCCGAAAGACGCGTGCAAACGGCGGCGCCGCGATGCATGCTCTCGACCGGAAAATCGCCGCGACGGTATTCAAGGCTCGGTCGATCCGTTCGCTCCATGACCATGCCGACACGCTCGAATGCGCGTGGGAGCGCATCCGACTCGTCACCCACGCGCTGCACCGGCTCGACGACCCGGAGCTCCAGCTGGCGAATGCGGCGGCCTACCTCGAAGCATTTGGCCATGTCGTCGTCGGCTGGCTCTGGCTCGATCAGGCGCTCGTGGCCAACACGCTCGAGAGCGGCCCCACCGGGAGCGACTTCCATCGCGGCAAGCTCGCCGCGTGCGACTACTTCTTCGGGTGGGAAATGCCCAAGGTGGCCGCATGGCTGGCGGTGCTCAATCCCGTGGAAACCACGCCCCTGACGATGCCGGAGCACTGGTTCTGA
- a CDS encoding bifunctional cytochrome P450/NADPH--P450 reductase has product MKSSSLVPQPPLKPVIGHLMEVLGPSPLAKMMDLARTYGPVYWFEVFGQGYYVVSGQTLVNEVCDESRFQKCVHQSLLELRPAIGDGLFTAFGDEPNWAKAHRVLMQAFGPLSIWSMFDKMVDIADQMFLHWERFGPETPVDVSDHMTRLTLDTIALCAFDCRFNSFYREDQHPFVDAMVNTLSEAGKRELRPKLVSKLMVNRSRKFDADIAVMRSLATKMIEDRRKHPHDSEASMDLLDRMLNGIDPVTGEKLDDENIVFQMITFLIAGHETTSGLLSFATYFLLKNPDILQKARDMVDEVVGSETPRIEHLARLRYIEHILMETLRIWPTAPAFAVSPLADTTFGGKYAVSPDDIIMILTPMLHRDVSVWGEDVEAFRPERFAPENAEQLPPNAWKPFGNGARACIGRPFAMQEAHLVLIMLLQRFDFSFADPDYELDVAETLTLKPTGFRINVKPRARGALKAPDTAVRARSSAQSPSVAPVQSTTSGEDVSTMLVLFGGNTGSAESFARRIAGDASRHGFHATCAPLDDFAGKLDGYPAIVIVTASYEGQPPDNARSFVPYVEALGEGALDGVHFSVLGCGNKQWARTYQAIPKRVDEALEKAGATRVHVRGELDSGGDFFGEFDNWYTEMWDRFAISAGKEVSTVQQGDTALKVSFAENTREKLLNFGDMAHASIVDNRELVDISVAGSRSKKHIELKLPEAMTYQSGDYLAVLPRNSKNNVDRVLRRFRVSWDTQVVIEGTSSNPRLPLGQPISCGDLFSSYVELAVPATRSQVSTLAAATRCPPEKVELERLSADDFEGEILGKRTTVMDLLERFGSVDLSLEKFLDMLPALKARQYSISSSPLWKADHVTLTVAVVDAPALSGNGRHEGVASSYLARLNTGDSLSVAVRPSNAHFRPPAETGLPMILICAGSGIAPFRGFLQERALQKQQGENIGKSLLFFGIDDPDVDFLYRDELDEWARCGVVEVMPAYSNRPEEGARFVQDKVWLEREKIAALFAQGATVFVCGDGKNMAPAVRATLARIYQEATGANDESASAWIDTMEREHGRYVADVFA; this is encoded by the coding sequence ATGAAGTCCTCATCCCTCGTCCCCCAGCCGCCCCTGAAACCCGTCATCGGTCATCTGATGGAGGTCCTCGGGCCGTCCCCCCTTGCCAAGATGATGGATCTCGCGCGCACTTACGGGCCGGTCTACTGGTTCGAGGTGTTCGGGCAAGGTTACTACGTTGTCAGCGGGCAAACACTGGTGAATGAGGTGTGCGATGAAAGCCGATTTCAGAAGTGTGTGCACCAGTCGCTGCTCGAACTGAGGCCCGCGATCGGCGACGGGTTATTTACGGCATTCGGTGACGAACCGAACTGGGCCAAGGCGCATCGTGTGCTGATGCAGGCGTTCGGCCCACTCAGTATCTGGTCGATGTTCGACAAGATGGTCGACATCGCCGACCAGATGTTTCTTCATTGGGAGCGGTTCGGCCCGGAGACACCGGTCGACGTGTCCGATCACATGACTCGACTGACGCTCGATACGATTGCCCTGTGTGCGTTTGATTGTCGTTTCAACAGCTTCTACCGTGAAGACCAGCATCCGTTTGTCGATGCCATGGTCAACACCCTCAGCGAGGCCGGCAAGCGCGAGCTGCGGCCCAAGCTTGTGTCGAAGCTGATGGTCAATCGCAGTCGAAAGTTCGACGCGGACATCGCAGTCATGCGATCGCTTGCGACCAAAATGATCGAAGACCGGCGCAAGCACCCACACGACAGCGAAGCGTCGATGGACCTGCTGGACCGCATGCTGAACGGCATCGATCCGGTGACGGGAGAAAAACTCGATGACGAGAACATCGTCTTCCAGATGATTACCTTTCTCATCGCCGGACATGAAACGACCAGCGGGCTCCTGTCCTTTGCCACCTATTTCCTCCTCAAGAACCCGGACATCCTGCAAAAAGCACGGGACATGGTCGACGAGGTGGTGGGCAGCGAGACACCGCGGATCGAGCATCTCGCACGACTGCGTTACATCGAACACATCCTCATGGAGACGTTGCGCATCTGGCCGACCGCGCCGGCATTCGCCGTGTCACCGCTCGCCGACACCACGTTCGGCGGCAAATATGCCGTTTCTCCCGACGACATCATCATGATCCTGACGCCCATGTTGCATCGGGATGTGAGCGTCTGGGGCGAGGACGTCGAGGCATTTCGTCCGGAGCGATTTGCGCCGGAGAATGCGGAGCAACTCCCGCCCAATGCATGGAAGCCCTTCGGCAACGGTGCACGCGCCTGTATCGGCCGCCCGTTTGCGATGCAGGAAGCCCATCTCGTCCTGATCATGCTGCTCCAGCGATTCGATTTCTCTTTCGCCGATCCGGACTACGAGCTGGATGTCGCCGAAACGCTTACGCTGAAGCCGACCGGTTTCCGGATCAACGTGAAACCTCGGGCCCGAGGCGCGCTCAAAGCGCCCGATACGGCCGTTCGCGCCCGCTCGAGTGCTCAAAGCCCGAGCGTCGCTCCGGTTCAGTCGACTACTTCCGGCGAAGACGTGTCGACCATGCTCGTCCTCTTCGGGGGAAACACGGGCTCCGCCGAATCCTTTGCAAGACGTATTGCAGGGGATGCGAGTCGTCACGGATTTCACGCGACGTGCGCTCCGCTCGACGATTTCGCAGGAAAACTCGACGGATATCCGGCCATCGTGATCGTCACCGCTTCCTATGAAGGACAGCCGCCCGACAACGCCCGATCATTCGTCCCGTATGTCGAAGCACTCGGCGAAGGTGCGCTGGACGGTGTCCATTTTTCGGTGCTCGGGTGCGGCAACAAGCAATGGGCCCGGACCTACCAGGCGATTCCCAAGCGAGTCGATGAGGCGCTCGAGAAGGCCGGTGCCACGAGAGTGCACGTCAGAGGCGAACTCGATTCCGGTGGCGACTTCTTCGGTGAATTTGACAATTGGTACACCGAAATGTGGGACCGATTTGCGATCAGCGCCGGGAAGGAAGTCTCGACCGTGCAACAAGGCGATACCGCGCTGAAGGTCAGCTTCGCCGAGAATACCCGTGAAAAACTGCTGAACTTCGGCGACATGGCGCATGCGTCCATCGTCGACAACAGGGAACTGGTCGATATCAGCGTGGCCGGCAGCCGCTCCAAAAAGCATATTGAACTGAAACTGCCGGAAGCGATGACGTATCAATCGGGAGATTACCTGGCCGTCCTGCCGCGCAACTCGAAAAACAACGTCGATCGCGTCTTGCGCCGGTTTCGCGTGAGCTGGGACACGCAGGTGGTGATTGAAGGCACGTCAAGTAATCCGCGCCTTCCGCTCGGCCAGCCCATCAGTTGTGGTGACCTGTTCTCGAGCTATGTCGAACTCGCCGTTCCTGCCACCCGATCACAAGTATCGACCCTGGCCGCCGCCACGCGTTGCCCTCCCGAGAAGGTCGAGCTCGAGCGCCTGAGCGCCGACGATTTCGAAGGCGAGATCCTGGGAAAACGGACCACCGTCATGGATCTGCTCGAACGCTTCGGGTCCGTCGACCTGTCGCTCGAAAAGTTCCTCGATATGCTTCCCGCGCTGAAAGCACGCCAGTATTCGATCTCGTCTTCCCCGCTTTGGAAAGCAGACCATGTCACGCTGACGGTCGCCGTGGTCGATGCACCGGCGCTCTCCGGCAATGGTCGCCATGAAGGGGTGGCGTCGTCGTATCTCGCACGGCTCAACACCGGGGACAGCCTGTCCGTTGCAGTCAGGCCATCGAATGCACACTTTCGGCCACCCGCCGAAACCGGTCTGCCGATGATCCTGATCTGTGCCGGTTCCGGTATCGCCCCGTTCCGCGGCTTCCTGCAAGAGCGCGCACTGCAGAAGCAGCAGGGGGAAAACATCGGCAAGTCGTTGCTCTTCTTCGGCATCGATGACCCCGACGTCGACTTTCTTTATCGCGACGAACTCGACGAATGGGCTCGATGCGGTGTGGTCGAAGTGATGCCGGCTTACTCGAACCGCCCGGAGGAAGGTGCCCGGTTCGTTCAAGACAAAGTCTGGCTGGAGCGCGAGAAGATCGCCGCCCTGTTTGCGCAAGGCGCCACCGTCTTCGTCTGCGGGGACGGAAAGAACATGGCGCCTGCCGTACGCGCCACGCTTGCCCGCATTTATCAGGAGGCAACGGGAGCGAACGATGAAAGCGCCAGCGCGTGGATCGACACGATGGAGCGGGAGCATGGCAGATATGTTGCCGACGTGTTTGCATGA
- a CDS encoding TetR/AcrR family transcriptional regulator, producing MTELLDEAPLNKLSIAQLVQRAGVARPTFYQHFPDLQSAAQRAALVRLDDAFAFVEEQGKRLNPPSATFFRSMEVETALILEHLNAHQPFYLSVFNDAATSAFFDELVTFVSGRLLPPYEGVRTEAEQDCLTVLGGGLVWTAVHWLRQGAMRETPEAMAKRMARTAATILDAFGLTLGFAQADSE from the coding sequence ATGACCGAACTGCTCGACGAGGCGCCGCTGAACAAACTCAGCATTGCTCAGTTGGTGCAGCGCGCCGGCGTCGCGCGTCCCACGTTCTATCAGCACTTTCCCGACCTTCAGTCGGCCGCCCAGCGGGCGGCGCTGGTGAGGCTCGACGACGCTTTTGCGTTCGTCGAGGAGCAAGGCAAACGGCTGAACCCGCCGAGTGCCACTTTCTTCAGGTCAATGGAGGTGGAAACCGCGCTGATTCTCGAGCATCTGAATGCGCATCAGCCTTTCTATCTGTCCGTGTTCAACGACGCGGCCACATCGGCGTTTTTCGATGAATTGGTGACCTTCGTTTCCGGCCGGCTCCTTCCGCCTTATGAAGGCGTCCGCACGGAAGCCGAGCAGGATTGCCTGACGGTGCTCGGCGGGGGATTGGTCTGGACGGCGGTGCACTGGCTTCGCCAGGGCGCCATGCGCGAGACGCCGGAGGCCATGGCGAAGCGCATGGCCCGCACCGCGGCGACGATCCTCGATGCGTTCGGGCTGACGCTCGGGTTCGCGCAGGCGGATTCGGAGTAG
- a CDS encoding DUF7822 domain-containing protein, which translates to MLRYACLFAHDHPSTPETVWDIDDGQMDGWAEWFEQIPQLFLYLIGDAAHLPRIAPCAIFGDVESPACLMAPMAEVRARWHALDRHMQPRLPQLPADAQAQWAHMHTTVSTTTREWLILDCSQCCDAALGTPDMNAFLQQTRQRCAEWGPAPEPGAADLPPALLPLLSEATGQWGWWNPNVIERIYAIEAQPHAEWPDDLRESYEPARDWQPWIDEVQAYYVRRIDRVAGESPSADADRPRAPAGLVTPYGRWLVHPDEGAEWIDIEAGYIVIRQHGDWHAGSPGGLKDLNGRWVVPVSAGYVNVSPLTRTLALGRRAPLPEGTSGIVELLRWPDGESLFDDLTGGMLHDDGRVRLFHADDTVSAVDATTGEPLFDTRYKNVFAFHRKLRLAVVEWCRPGEPSPDNPGILQGVVHESGRLVIPCEYAHVHHAYKQPPKLLHGRQLLAITADGRPHFYSPDGTLLAALECDMKPWIWTPTVKENQLLAFDGEGMDARVIWIALSDYSFIETGETRADCVNMLTESLKGWLPK; encoded by the coding sequence ATGCTTCGATATGCTTGCCTGTTTGCTCACGACCACCCGTCCACGCCCGAGACCGTATGGGATATCGACGACGGCCAGATGGACGGCTGGGCCGAATGGTTCGAACAGATTCCGCAACTGTTCCTCTACCTGATCGGCGATGCAGCGCATCTGCCACGGATCGCACCGTGCGCGATATTTGGCGATGTCGAGTCGCCCGCCTGCCTGATGGCGCCGATGGCCGAGGTGCGCGCGCGCTGGCATGCGCTGGACCGGCACATGCAGCCGCGGCTGCCGCAGTTGCCGGCCGATGCTCAGGCGCAATGGGCGCACATGCACACGACCGTCTCGACGACGACGCGCGAATGGCTGATCCTCGATTGCAGCCAGTGTTGCGACGCGGCCCTCGGCACGCCCGACATGAACGCGTTCCTGCAGCAGACGCGACAACGCTGCGCCGAATGGGGCCCGGCACCGGAGCCGGGCGCGGCCGACCTGCCGCCCGCCCTTCTACCGTTGCTGAGCGAGGCAACGGGGCAATGGGGATGGTGGAATCCGAACGTGATCGAGCGCATCTACGCGATCGAGGCGCAGCCGCATGCGGAATGGCCGGATGATCTGCGGGAAAGCTACGAGCCGGCAAGGGACTGGCAACCGTGGATCGACGAAGTGCAGGCGTACTACGTGCGGCGAATCGATCGGGTTGCCGGCGAATCGCCTTCGGCCGACGCCGATCGGCCACGCGCCCCCGCCGGGCTCGTCACGCCCTATGGCCGCTGGCTGGTGCACCCCGACGAAGGAGCGGAATGGATCGACATCGAGGCAGGCTATATCGTCATCAGGCAACACGGTGACTGGCATGCCGGCTCGCCGGGTGGCCTCAAGGATCTGAATGGCCGGTGGGTCGTGCCGGTTTCCGCCGGCTACGTCAATGTGTCTCCCCTCACGCGAACGCTGGCACTGGGGCGACGTGCGCCGCTGCCGGAAGGCACGAGCGGAATCGTCGAGCTGCTGCGTTGGCCCGATGGCGAGTCGCTGTTCGACGACCTGACCGGCGGGATGCTCCACGACGACGGTCGAGTTCGCCTCTTCCATGCGGACGATACGGTGTCCGCTGTCGATGCGACAACCGGCGAACCGCTATTCGACACGCGTTACAAGAACGTGTTCGCGTTCCACCGGAAGCTGCGCCTCGCCGTGGTCGAGTGGTGTCGGCCCGGCGAGCCTTCGCCGGACAATCCGGGCATCCTGCAGGGTGTCGTGCACGAGAGCGGACGGCTGGTCATTCCCTGCGAATACGCACACGTCCATCACGCTTACAAGCAGCCGCCGAAGCTCCTGCACGGGCGCCAGTTGCTGGCGATTACCGCGGACGGGCGGCCCCATTTCTATAGTCCCGACGGCACGCTGCTGGCGGCGCTGGAGTGCGACATGAAGCCATGGATCTGGACGCCGACGGTGAAGGAAAATCAGCTGTTGGCGTTCGACGGCGAAGGCATGGACGCACGCGTGATCTGGATAGCGTTGAGCGACTACAGCTTCATCGAGACCGGCGAAACACGCGCCGATTGCGTGAACATGTTGACGGAAAGCCTGAAAGGCTGGCTCCCGAAGTAA
- a CDS encoding type II toxin-antitoxin system VapB family antitoxin: MRTNIEIDDKLMAEALAATGIKTKREAVELGLKTIIRLKQQEQIRQFRGKLHWEGDLDAMRTDR, from the coding sequence ATGCGTACCAACATTGAAATCGACGACAAGCTGATGGCCGAGGCGCTTGCCGCAACCGGTATCAAAACCAAGCGCGAAGCGGTCGAGCTCGGTCTGAAGACGATCATCAGGCTCAAGCAGCAAGAGCAGATTCGCCAGTTCCGTGGAAAACTCCACTGGGAAGGTGATCTCGACGCCATGAGGACGGATCGATGA
- the vapC gene encoding type II toxin-antitoxin system VapC family toxin, which yields MTLVDSSVWIDYFRGKVAPETDKLDALLGHEALLSGDLIVVEVLQGFSAESEFNVARQLMTGRMNVVSLVGTDNAVQAARNYRALRARGVTIRKTIDTLIATYCIENGVSLLYSDRDFDPFVQHLGLRSALLDD from the coding sequence ATGACGCTCGTGGATTCGAGCGTCTGGATCGACTATTTCCGCGGCAAGGTTGCGCCGGAAACCGACAAGCTCGATGCTTTGCTCGGCCACGAGGCGCTGTTGTCCGGCGACCTGATCGTCGTGGAGGTGTTGCAGGGCTTCTCGGCTGAATCCGAATTCAATGTCGCCCGCCAGTTGATGACGGGGCGCATGAATGTCGTGTCGCTGGTCGGAACGGACAACGCTGTCCAGGCTGCACGAAATTATCGTGCGTTGAGAGCGCGAGGCGTGACGATCCGCAAGACCATCGACACGCTGATTGCGACTTACTGTATTGAGAACGGGGTCTCGTTGCTGTATAGCGATCGCGACTTCGATCCATTCGTTCAACATCTGGGTCTTCGATCAGCCCTTCTGGATGATTGA